Proteins encoded in a region of the Acidobacteriota bacterium genome:
- the asnS gene encoding asparagine--tRNA ligase, which produces MEQVYIEDIASKEGVEVLIKGWLYNKRSSGKIHFVLVRDGTGIIQGVVSKADATPEAFDLVEELTQESAIMVSGTVRKDARAPGGYELLVKDIKLVHLAEPYPITPKSHGIPFLMDHRHLWLRSRRQQAILRIRHEIIRACRDYYDSRGFVLIDAPILTPTSCEGTTTLFETDYFGEKVYLTQSGQLYLEPAAMAFGKVYCFGPAFRAEKSKTRRHLIEFWIVEPEVAYATLSDIMDLAEDFICYIVERVLTERRRELEFLERDISKLENIKKPFPRVTYDEAVAILKEKGVDFPLEDDFGAPEETLLSEHFDKPVMIHRYPTKVKAFYMEPDPEREDRVLCVDVLAPEGYGEIIGGGQRIHSYDLLLQRIKEHNLPEEAFRWYLDIRKYGSVPHSGFGLGIERTVAWLCHLPHVRETIPYPRMLNRLYP; this is translated from the coding sequence GTGGAGCAGGTTTATATAGAGGATATCGCTTCAAAAGAGGGTGTTGAGGTTTTAATAAAGGGATGGCTTTATAACAAACGTTCAAGCGGTAAGATCCACTTTGTCCTCGTTAGAGACGGGACCGGCATCATCCAGGGGGTGGTGAGCAAGGCGGATGCTACTCCCGAGGCTTTTGATCTGGTCGAGGAGCTCACTCAGGAATCGGCGATAATGGTGAGCGGTACCGTGCGGAAAGATGCGCGTGCTCCCGGAGGGTATGAGCTTTTGGTAAAGGACATAAAGCTTGTTCACCTTGCGGAACCTTATCCCATTACCCCCAAATCGCATGGCATCCCCTTTTTAATGGACCATCGCCATCTCTGGCTCCGTTCCCGGCGGCAGCAGGCGATCTTGAGGATAAGGCATGAGATTATAAGAGCTTGCCGTGATTATTATGATTCCCGAGGGTTCGTATTGATAGATGCCCCTATCCTTACTCCTACTTCCTGCGAGGGAACGACCACCCTCTTTGAGACAGATTACTTCGGGGAGAAGGTTTACCTTACTCAGAGTGGACAACTCTATTTAGAGCCTGCGGCGATGGCATTTGGTAAGGTTTACTGCTTTGGTCCTGCCTTCCGTGCCGAAAAATCGAAAACGAGGAGACACCTCATAGAGTTCTGGATAGTCGAACCCGAGGTCGCTTATGCTACCCTCAGTGACATTATGGACTTGGCTGAGGATTTTATCTGCTACATCGTGGAGCGGGTGCTTACCGAGAGGAGGAGGGAGCTCGAGTTTTTGGAGCGAGATATCTCGAAGCTGGAGAATATCAAGAAGCCCTTCCCCCGGGTCACCTATGACGAGGCGGTTGCTATCCTCAAGGAGAAGGGGGTGGATTTTCCTCTCGAAGACGATTTCGGAGCCCCAGAGGAAACCCTCCTTTCGGAGCATTTCGATAAGCCGGTAATGATTCACCGCTATCCTACCAAGGTTAAAGCCTTTTATATGGAGCCAGATCCGGAAAGAGAGGACAGGGTGCTCTGCGTCGATGTCCTCGCCCCTGAGGGATACGGTGAGATAATCGGTGGAGGCCAGAGGATACACAGTTATGATCTTCTCCTTCAAAGGATAAAGGAACACAACCTCCCCGAGGAGGCTTTTCGTTGGTACCTCGATATCAGGAAGTACGGCTCCGTCCCCCATAGTGGATTTGGGCTGGGGATCGAGCGAACGGTTGCTTGGCTCTGTCATCTCCCCCATGTTAGGGAGACGATCCCTTACCCCAGAATGCTCAACCGGCTCTATCCCTAA
- a CDS encoding phosphatidylglycerophosphatase A, translating into MKNKDPVRSEGNKLSYIIATFFGVGYTPVAPGTAGTLATIPLYLLFAFFLSPLYYAIISIALFFIGIFTAEKVSNQERGDDPKIVVIDEVVGYLVAMFLLPLSFTNIVLGFLSFRAFDVIKPPPARQFDRMSGGFGIMMDDVMSGLYANLFLRVLFYLLR; encoded by the coding sequence ATGAAAAATAAGGATCCAGTAAGGAGTGAAGGTAATAAACTTTCTTATATCATAGCCACCTTTTTCGGCGTGGGCTACACCCCCGTTGCTCCAGGTACGGCAGGGACTTTGGCTACCATTCCTTTGTATCTACTTTTTGCCTTTTTTCTTTCTCCCCTCTATTATGCTATAATAAGTATAGCCCTTTTCTTTATTGGGATTTTCACCGCCGAAAAGGTTTCCAATCAAGAGAGGGGGGACGACCCGAAGATAGTGGTGATAGATGAGGTGGTGGGGTATTTGGTGGCGATGTTTTTATTGCCTCTGAGCTTTACCAACATCGTTTTGGGCTTTCTTTCGTTTCGAGCGTTTGATGTGATAAAGCCACCTCCTGCCCGCCAGTTCGATAGGATGAGCGGTGGTTTTGGGATAATGATGGACGATGTGATGAGCGGGTTATATGCCAATCTCTTTTTACGGGTTTTATTTTATTTATTAAGATGA
- a CDS encoding HD domain-containing protein — protein sequence MAKRRGKIVYSVLVVLLLVGMIPLLISAWRLIKINRDILETDQKIIQQNIASSIAEEVSLYLEGMKASLRNIARSLEVTLASRGGQWFSKRELSQLLRYYIAQYPNLRKLVVVDLRGKGSEVGYSFSDPEIEQALRQGYMVAREGEEFLSSTHLIFNLKETVVLYSLPIKDRGKVVGVISAIISLTPIQRVIDQRSKFGHTIYAVDADGKLFAHSNLAEVLKRQGMRKRVIVADFFRAGGRASITRSFVVREGGGKVRYLGTSIPIPGLEWGVFVEMPEKVAYYSVYSMIKQTSSWVIATIIAVVIVSILFARRITGPIDELARGARMFGKGDFSQKIKVAVNNELGELAETMNSMAEALARHIRQIKQALIKNEELFMGTIKMISAAIDEKDPYTRGHSERVSTLSVAIGRELGLSEEEIRKVEIAAILHDVGKIGIDDALLKKPEGLTPEEYERLKQHPLKGANILSPVRELAEMIPGMLYHHENLDGTGYPMGLKGEEIPLIARIIAVADAFDAMTSERPYQRAMEPEAAIKRLFDLSETKFDPKVVAALLSAYEKGIIKVQRRDDSSLKIDIDEKNEGDLRGKFYEERK from the coding sequence ATGGCTAAAAGACGAGGGAAGATCGTATATTCTGTTCTTGTCGTTCTTTTGTTAGTGGGTATGATCCCTTTACTTATCTCTGCCTGGCGATTGATCAAAATAAATCGAGACATCCTTGAGACGGACCAAAAGATAATTCAGCAGAATATCGCTTCCTCTATCGCTGAGGAGGTCTCTCTTTATCTCGAAGGGATGAAGGCATCGCTCAGGAATATCGCCCGTTCCCTGGAGGTGACGCTTGCCTCCCGGGGTGGACAGTGGTTCAGCAAGAGGGAGCTATCCCAGCTTCTTCGTTATTACATTGCCCAATACCCCAACCTCCGGAAATTGGTGGTAGTGGATCTTAGGGGGAAGGGAAGTGAAGTGGGTTATTCTTTTTCTGATCCAGAGATTGAGCAGGCACTGAGACAAGGATATATGGTAGCCCGCGAGGGGGAGGAGTTTCTCAGTAGTACTCATCTCATATTCAACCTCAAAGAGACCGTTGTCCTTTATTCCCTGCCGATAAAGGATAGGGGTAAGGTAGTGGGGGTGATTTCAGCGATAATAAGCCTCACCCCCATTCAACGGGTAATCGATCAGCGGAGTAAGTTCGGTCATACCATCTATGCCGTTGATGCCGATGGTAAACTTTTCGCTCATTCCAATCTGGCTGAGGTTCTGAAAAGGCAGGGGATGAGAAAGAGGGTTATCGTTGCCGATTTCTTTCGGGCTGGGGGAAGGGCTTCTATTACTCGGTCTTTCGTTGTAAGGGAAGGAGGAGGTAAAGTCCGCTATTTAGGAACATCGATACCGATTCCCGGACTTGAGTGGGGGGTGTTTGTCGAGATGCCGGAGAAGGTGGCTTACTATTCTGTTTATTCGATGATAAAACAAACGAGTAGCTGGGTGATTGCCACCATTATCGCTGTTGTCATCGTGAGCATCCTCTTCGCCCGGAGGATTACTGGTCCGATCGATGAGCTTGCCCGGGGGGCGAGGATGTTTGGTAAAGGGGATTTCTCTCAGAAGATAAAGGTGGCGGTTAATAACGAGCTTGGGGAGCTTGCCGAAACGATGAACTCTATGGCAGAAGCGTTAGCCCGACATATCAGACAGATAAAACAGGCGCTTATCAAGAACGAAGAGCTTTTTATGGGTACCATAAAGATGATCTCCGCTGCTATTGACGAGAAGGATCCATATACCAGGGGTCATTCAGAGAGAGTGAGTACCTTAAGCGTTGCTATTGGGCGCGAGCTCGGACTTTCTGAGGAGGAGATAAGGAAAGTGGAGATAGCAGCTATCCTTCATGATGTGGGGAAGATAGGCATCGATGATGCCCTTCTCAAAAAACCGGAAGGGCTGACCCCTGAGGAGTATGAGAGACTAAAGCAGCACCCGCTAAAGGGGGCGAATATCCTTTCTCCAGTTCGGGAACTCGCCGAGATGATACCGGGGATGCTCTATCATCACGAGAACCTTGATGGAACAGGTTATCCTATGGGACTTAAGGGAGAGGAGATACCACTCATCGCCCGGATAATCGCTGTTGCCGATGCCTTCGATGCAATGACTTCGGAGCGTCCATATCAGAGAGCGATGGAGCCAGAGGCAGCGATAAAGCGTCTTTTTGATCTTTCGGAGACCAAGTTTGACCCGAAGGTGGTTGCTGCTCTTCTCTCCGCCTACGAAAAGGGGATAATAAAAGTGCAAAGGAGGGACGATAGCTCCCTCAAGATCGACATCGATGAGAAAAACGAGGGAGATCTAAGGGGGAAATTTTATGAGGAGAGGAAATAG
- the plsY gene encoding glycerol-3-phosphate 1-O-acyltransferase PlsY, with protein MVKGLITVAIAYLMGSIPFGYIIYRMKKGGDIREVGSGNIGATNVARFLGKEGWLFTFSLDLLKGFLAVLIARFLSLEPIWIASSGIAAILGHSFPLYIGFRGGKGVATSLGVFIALAPIAVLPALGIFVLLVSLFHYVSLGSMSAAFSFPFFVLLFNYPREIVIGAFVCAGLIIIRHKDNLIRLLRGEENRVFQ; from the coding sequence ATGGTAAAGGGCTTGATCACGGTGGCGATCGCTTATCTTATGGGATCGATCCCCTTCGGCTATATCATCTATCGGATGAAGAAGGGAGGGGATATCCGGGAGGTGGGAAGCGGTAATATCGGAGCGACCAATGTTGCGCGGTTTTTAGGGAAAGAGGGTTGGCTTTTTACCTTCAGTTTAGACCTTCTGAAAGGGTTTCTCGCTGTGTTAATTGCTAGGTTTCTCTCTCTTGAGCCGATATGGATCGCTTCCTCTGGCATCGCTGCCATTTTGGGACACAGTTTTCCCCTGTATATCGGTTTTCGTGGTGGAAAAGGGGTGGCTACCTCCTTAGGAGTTTTTATTGCCCTTGCTCCCATTGCTGTTCTTCCCGCCCTTGGTATATTTGTCTTGCTTGTTTCCTTGTTTCACTATGTCTCCTTGGGTTCGATGAGTGCCGCTTTTTCTTTTCCTTTTTTCGTACTTTTATTCAATTATCCTAGGGAGATTGTGATCGGTGCCTTTGTCTGTGCAGGACTTATTATCATTCGTCATAAAGATAATCTAATACGACTCCTCCGCGGCGAGGAGAATAGAGTGTTTCAGTAA
- the rimO gene encoding 30S ribosomal protein S12 methylthiotransferase RimO: MIKRVGLISLGCAKNLVDSEVMLGYLKKAGYEISDELEECDAIIINTCAFIEEARKEAVDTILDVAELKKKGRLKRLIVGGCLPERYREELLSLMPEIDQIFGVDEVPRIADILKEGRSISVNRKRRPHYLYNERSPRILATPPYTAYVKIAEGCSNRCSFCIIPKLRGAYRSRDPASVVAEVARLAEAGVREVNLVAQDTTFYGRDLEGINLLPQLLTQLNEIKGVRWIRLLYSHPEHLDEATIEAVASLDRVVPYLDLPFQHSSKKVLALMGREGNGDRFLELIERVRRRIPGVVLRTSLIVGFPGEEEADFRELLSFVSQASFDHLGAFIYSPEEGTRAYAMGDPIPYEVKEERLSTLMELQQEISLRKNQRYVGRKVEVLVEEKGELSLGRMATQAPEVDGGVVIVGGEVTPGDFSLVEIDEVTEYDLVGRAVG; the protein is encoded by the coding sequence ATGATAAAAAGAGTAGGACTGATAAGCTTGGGGTGTGCCAAGAACCTGGTCGATTCCGAGGTGATGCTTGGCTATCTCAAGAAGGCGGGCTATGAGATCTCGGATGAACTTGAGGAATGCGATGCTATAATTATCAATACCTGCGCTTTTATCGAGGAGGCAAGGAAGGAGGCGGTTGATACCATCCTCGATGTAGCTGAGCTCAAGAAGAAGGGGAGGTTGAAGAGGTTGATTGTCGGAGGCTGTCTTCCTGAGCGTTATAGGGAAGAACTTCTCTCTCTTATGCCAGAGATAGACCAGATCTTCGGGGTGGATGAGGTTCCTCGCATAGCCGATATTTTGAAGGAGGGAAGATCTATCTCCGTAAACCGGAAGAGGAGACCTCATTACCTCTATAATGAACGGAGTCCTCGTATCCTTGCTACCCCTCCTTATACCGCTTATGTCAAGATAGCGGAGGGTTGTAGCAATAGATGTTCCTTCTGCATCATCCCGAAGTTAAGGGGGGCTTATCGGAGCCGTGATCCCGCCTCAGTTGTTGCGGAGGTAGCGAGGTTGGCGGAGGCGGGGGTGCGGGAGGTGAACCTGGTGGCTCAGGATACCACCTTCTATGGACGGGATCTTGAGGGGATCAACCTTCTTCCTCAGCTACTCACCCAGCTGAACGAGATCAAAGGGGTACGATGGATAAGGCTTCTTTATTCCCATCCTGAACATTTGGATGAAGCTACCATAGAGGCGGTCGCCTCATTGGATAGGGTGGTGCCATATCTCGATCTTCCTTTCCAGCATTCGAGTAAGAAGGTGCTTGCGCTTATGGGGAGGGAAGGAAATGGGGATCGTTTCCTTGAGCTTATCGAGCGGGTGAGAAGAAGGATTCCTGGGGTAGTGCTCAGGACGAGTCTGATCGTTGGGTTTCCCGGCGAGGAGGAAGCCGACTTTAGGGAGCTTCTTTCCTTCGTTTCTCAGGCTTCCTTCGATCATCTTGGCGCCTTTATCTACTCTCCTGAGGAAGGGACAAGGGCTTATGCTATGGGCGACCCGATACCGTATGAGGTGAAGGAGGAGAGGCTCTCTACTCTGATGGAGCTTCAGCAAGAGATATCCCTCAGGAAGAACCAGCGATATGTCGGGAGGAAGGTTGAGGTATTGGTTGAGGAGAAGGGGGAGCTTTCACTCGGAAGGATGGCTACCCAGGCGCCAGAGGTAGATGGTGGGGTGGTAATTGTTGGAGGAGAGGTTACCCCTGGAGATTTCTCCTTGGTGGAGATCGATGAGGTTACCGAATACGATTTAGTGGGGAGGGCTGTTGGATGA
- a CDS encoding NAD(P)-dependent glycerol-3-phosphate dehydrogenase, translating into MMRRIAVIGAGSWGTALAIHLAKLGHQVRVWVYEEELTSLMREKRVNEWYLPGFSLPSSIEPSHSLKEVLTDAEIVLSVTPSHVLRGVYQKMLPYLSSDMVFVSATKGIENTTNMRMSEVISEVVGEKFSPPLAVLSGPSFALEVAKEHPTAVVVASSDADLARLIQREFSSSYFRIYTNNDLIGVELGGSFKNIIAIAAGIIDGLGFGSNTIAALVTRGLAEMVRLVVALGGRAETAYGLSGMGDLVLTCTGGLSRNRRLGVKLGEGLSLSEATANTRMVAEGVKTTKSVYEIAGNIGIEMPITEQVYQILYNDKDPRRAIKDLMERELKSE; encoded by the coding sequence TTGATGAGGAGGATTGCGGTCATTGGGGCAGGAAGCTGGGGCACCGCCCTCGCTATTCATCTCGCTAAATTAGGGCATCAAGTACGGGTCTGGGTATATGAGGAGGAGTTGACTTCCCTGATGAGGGAGAAGCGGGTAAACGAATGGTATCTTCCCGGTTTTTCACTTCCTTCCTCGATCGAGCCAAGCCATTCTCTAAAGGAGGTGCTTACTGATGCTGAGATTGTCCTCTCTGTTACCCCATCCCATGTCTTGCGTGGGGTTTACCAGAAGATGCTCCCTTATCTCTCTTCCGATATGGTTTTCGTAAGTGCTACCAAAGGGATAGAGAATACCACCAATATGCGGATGAGCGAGGTGATAAGTGAGGTGGTAGGGGAGAAATTTTCTCCTCCACTGGCTGTTCTTTCTGGTCCCAGCTTTGCCCTCGAGGTGGCGAAGGAACATCCTACCGCGGTGGTGGTCGCCTCTTCGGATGCTGATCTGGCTCGTCTCATTCAGCGCGAGTTCTCCTCCTCCTATTTCAGGATCTACACCAATAATGACCTCATAGGGGTGGAGTTGGGAGGATCGTTTAAGAACATAATTGCTATAGCTGCGGGTATTATCGATGGTCTTGGGTTCGGTTCGAATACGATCGCCGCTTTGGTCACCCGGGGGCTGGCGGAGATGGTACGGTTGGTGGTCGCTCTTGGAGGGCGAGCGGAGACCGCCTATGGTCTTTCTGGGATGGGTGATTTGGTTCTCACCTGTACCGGTGGGTTGAGCCGGAATAGACGCCTTGGGGTAAAGCTTGGTGAGGGACTTAGCCTTTCCGAGGCGACGGCGAATACCCGGATGGTGGCGGAGGGAGTTAAGACGACCAAATCGGTTTATGAGATTGCGGGAAATATTGGAATAGAGATGCCTATTACAGAACAGGTTTATCAGATACTCTATAATGATAAAGATCCGAGGAGGGCGATAAAGGATCTTATGGAGAGGGAGTTGAAAAGCGAATGA
- a CDS encoding TonB-dependent receptor — MRRFSYIFLITLFISAISGITFGDEINGEALTKKKDPIFSQGKKKRKRARKRLRTSTYGAIRGYILDPEKSVIPGITVTLENLKTHQVITGVTNDQGVYEFRMLPFGRYLLRIEVEGFKPIKKKIEISSTTPIEQNFQLKLGELSEQIVVTATKRPEFLDNVPVPTTVISDDLIRKKAAENLLEAIKGTSGIKVQTTCSICNAAEIRVYGLSGSHVQLLIDGMPVYSGLATVYGLSMIPTEDIQQIEVVKSAGSSLYGSDALVGMVNIVTKPITSKPSFHFSTKYGSFNTQAYNMSLSGKYKRIGGRFTFQRNSSDGIDINHDGISDQVRYARNTYSAKIGLDISKRYQSQLTFHINYYDENRLGGPKGSTGENPAAITENIITHRTELFGNWSFKPDEASDITVRANWSEHHQNALYELNWYLATDTLGVLDVQYNRFLLKRHFITAGYMYKKEEIAESRRFGKAELEQSGIYLQDEIKLTEDFSFLLGGRYDHHTQFGDYFSPRGSLMYKPNDKITIRASFGTGFKAPGIFFEEMHYCPGGFRYEVVRNPNLRPETSRTYNINFVYKVPRLRAEFALFRTTVKDMIQGKIIGEDEAINKLVYSYVNVGKARAQGAEFILSGSPFSNLSFSFGYTFLDAMDLAEGKPLPFRSKHSADLNITYRKAGWDIFLEGELVGSMLTQEVLRTDEGGEIVREWRSPSYSIWNLHLTRKIGKHYELRFGVDNIFDYVQWDVTTKDTEYVWGPLRPRFLFVGGTIHF, encoded by the coding sequence ATGCGAAGGTTTTCATATATATTCTTAATAACCTTGTTCATCTCGGCTATCTCTGGCATTACCTTTGGAGATGAGATAAATGGAGAGGCCCTCACTAAAAAAAAGGACCCCATTTTCAGCCAAGGCAAGAAAAAGAGGAAAAGAGCAAGGAAAAGACTAAGAACAAGTACCTACGGAGCGATTAGGGGCTACATCCTCGACCCGGAGAAATCGGTTATTCCCGGCATTACTGTGACTTTAGAAAACCTGAAAACACACCAGGTGATAACCGGGGTTACCAATGATCAAGGGGTGTACGAGTTTAGGATGCTCCCCTTTGGAAGATACCTCCTCCGAATCGAGGTTGAGGGCTTTAAACCGATAAAGAAAAAAATAGAGATAAGCTCAACCACCCCCATCGAGCAGAACTTCCAATTGAAACTGGGGGAACTAAGTGAACAAATAGTGGTTACCGCCACTAAGAGACCGGAGTTCTTGGACAATGTTCCTGTCCCTACCACGGTGATAAGCGATGATCTCATTAGGAAAAAGGCAGCGGAGAACCTCCTTGAGGCGATTAAGGGGACTTCGGGGATAAAGGTGCAGACGACCTGCTCCATCTGTAATGCGGCTGAGATAAGGGTTTACGGTTTGAGCGGAAGTCATGTTCAGTTACTCATTGATGGGATGCCGGTTTATAGTGGATTGGCTACGGTTTACGGACTCTCGATGATCCCCACCGAGGATATTCAGCAGATAGAAGTGGTCAAGTCAGCCGGCTCCTCTCTCTACGGGAGCGATGCCTTGGTGGGGATGGTCAACATAGTGACCAAGCCGATAACCTCAAAACCGAGCTTCCACTTCAGCACCAAGTATGGATCGTTCAACACCCAAGCCTACAATATGAGCCTAAGCGGAAAGTACAAGAGGATAGGAGGGAGGTTTACTTTTCAGCGAAACAGCTCCGACGGGATCGATATTAACCACGATGGCATCTCCGACCAGGTGAGGTATGCCAGAAACACCTATTCAGCGAAGATAGGTCTGGATATCTCAAAAAGATATCAATCACAGCTTACCTTCCACATAAACTACTATGACGAGAACCGTCTTGGGGGACCGAAGGGAAGTACCGGGGAAAACCCGGCAGCGATAACGGAGAACATCATTACCCATCGCACCGAGCTCTTCGGAAACTGGAGCTTCAAGCCCGATGAAGCCTCGGATATCACCGTACGGGCAAACTGGTCGGAACATCATCAAAATGCCCTATACGAACTGAACTGGTACCTCGCTACCGACACCCTGGGGGTCTTGGATGTTCAATACAACCGTTTCCTTTTGAAGCGCCACTTCATAACCGCGGGCTATATGTATAAAAAAGAGGAGATCGCCGAATCGAGGAGGTTCGGAAAAGCAGAGCTCGAACAGAGTGGAATCTACCTCCAAGATGAGATAAAGCTCACCGAAGACTTTTCCTTCCTCCTGGGCGGCCGTTACGACCATCACACCCAATTCGGGGATTACTTCAGCCCCCGAGGAAGCCTGATGTATAAACCAAACGATAAGATCACCATCCGCGCCTCCTTCGGTACCGGGTTCAAGGCTCCCGGGATCTTCTTTGAGGAGATGCATTATTGTCCTGGCGGTTTCCGCTATGAGGTGGTAAGAAACCCAAACCTTCGTCCAGAAACCTCTCGTACCTACAATATTAACTTTGTCTATAAGGTTCCCAGGTTGCGGGCTGAATTCGCTCTCTTCCGTACCACGGTAAAGGATATGATCCAGGGAAAAATCATAGGCGAAGATGAGGCGATAAACAAGCTCGTCTATTCCTATGTCAATGTGGGCAAAGCAAGGGCACAGGGAGCGGAGTTCATCCTTAGCGGAAGTCCCTTCTCCAACCTCTCCTTCTCCTTTGGCTACACCTTCCTTGACGCGATGGATTTGGCAGAAGGAAAACCACTCCCCTTCCGCTCCAAACACAGTGCCGACCTCAACATCACATATCGGAAAGCGGGTTGGGATATATTCTTAGAAGGAGAGCTGGTAGGGAGTATGCTCACCCAGGAGGTGCTCCGCACCGATGAAGGAGGGGAAATAGTAAGGGAATGGAGATCCCCTTCATATTCCATTTGGAACCTTCACCTTACGAGAAAGATCGGGAAGCACTATGAGCTCCGTTTTGGAGTGGATAACATCTTTGATTATGTCCAATGGGATGTAACTACTAAAGACACTGAATATGTCTGGGGACCACTCAGACCCAGGTTCCTCTTCGTCGGGGGAACGATCCATTTCTAA
- a CDS encoding competence/damage-inducible protein A — MRTELLIIGSELLSGTKWDTNSHLIIRELSRFSLVPHRVTILPDEKDRIIKAFSTAFSDSDLVITTGGLGPTIDDLTVQALSEAFGKPLRMNEEVLAAIEDHFARRGLSMPENNKKQALIPEGAEPLPNRIGTAPGIWLPLEGKVFVLLPGVPAEARMMFLNEVAPRLESLLSRSGELVRRVLRVVSLSESAVDERAKDLLTSSKIECGIIASPGEIEIHLQARGKEEIEELKWLEEELYRRFGDDIFGVDEDTLEAVVGMLLRKEGGTLAVAESCTGGLLGSRITDVPGSSDYFLLGVVAYSNRAKVELLGVSQDLIESYGAVSDEVAKAMALGVRKKGDADYGIGITGIAGPSGGTEEKPVGLVYIGLSTRSKTFARRFVFSGERLRIKRFATQMALDILRRELLKHQD, encoded by the coding sequence ATGAGGACGGAACTTCTGATAATAGGGTCTGAGCTTCTTTCGGGAACCAAGTGGGATACCAATTCCCATCTGATTATTCGGGAGCTCTCCCGCTTTTCCCTCGTTCCTCATCGGGTTACCATCCTCCCGGATGAGAAGGATAGGATAATAAAGGCTTTTTCCACTGCTTTTTCTGATTCCGATCTGGTAATAACTACCGGGGGGCTTGGTCCTACTATAGATGACCTTACTGTTCAGGCGTTGTCTGAAGCTTTTGGGAAACCGCTTAGGATGAACGAGGAGGTTCTGGCTGCTATCGAGGACCATTTTGCTCGTCGTGGCCTTTCGATGCCTGAGAATAATAAGAAACAGGCGCTCATCCCCGAAGGGGCGGAGCCCCTTCCCAATAGGATTGGTACTGCCCCCGGGATCTGGCTCCCTCTTGAGGGGAAGGTTTTCGTCCTTCTCCCCGGCGTTCCTGCTGAGGCAAGAATGATGTTTTTAAACGAGGTTGCCCCTCGGCTTGAAAGCCTCCTCTCCCGTTCTGGGGAGTTGGTGCGGCGGGTGCTTCGGGTGGTTTCCCTCTCGGAATCGGCGGTCGATGAACGAGCAAAGGACCTCCTTACGAGCTCTAAGATTGAGTGTGGGATAATAGCTTCTCCAGGCGAGATCGAGATTCATCTTCAGGCTCGGGGTAAAGAGGAGATAGAGGAGCTTAAGTGGCTCGAGGAAGAGCTTTATCGGCGGTTTGGGGATGATATCTTCGGCGTTGATGAGGATACCTTGGAGGCGGTAGTGGGGATGCTTCTTCGGAAAGAAGGGGGGACCTTAGCGGTTGCTGAATCCTGTACTGGTGGACTGCTTGGAAGCCGGATAACCGATGTCCCGGGGAGTTCCGATTACTTTCTCCTCGGAGTGGTGGCTTATAGCAATCGGGCTAAGGTGGAGCTTCTCGGTGTAAGCCAGGATCTCATAGAGAGTTATGGGGCAGTTAGTGACGAAGTGGCTAAAGCGATGGCTTTGGGGGTGAGGAAGAAGGGAGATGCCGATTACGGTATAGGGATCACCGGGATCGCCGGTCCATCAGGGGGGACGGAGGAGAAGCCGGTGGGGCTCGTTTATATCGGTCTTTCCACAAGGTCTAAGACCTTTGCGAGAAGATTTGTCTTCTCTGGAGAGAGGCTTAGGATAAAGAGATTTGCTACCCAGATGGCGCTCGATATTTTAAGAAGGGAACTTCTGAAGCATCAGGACTAA